The Verrucomicrobiota bacterium genomic interval GAACGATTCGCAACGAATCATCATCATCCACTAATAATATTTTAACCATAACCTGATTATCTTGAATAACGACTTTACCGATAAGAAACGCCTATTCCCATCATTTGATACGCCTCGATCCCATACTCGATACACTCTTCCACGGGGAATATGTACCGGGTACGGGCGCAGTGCAAACACCGCGCCCTACCCGGAAGGTTACTGCAATTCGATTTTGGCTTTGCGGCAGATGTCGCGCAGAGCCTCGGTGGCCACCTTGAATAGTTCCGGGCCGGTTTCGCCCGAGGAGCTTCCGGCCACTTTCAGGTGCGGTTCCAAGGTCAGGAACCCGTTGTAACCGGACTGCACGGCCTCGGTAAGGATTTCCTGGATGTTACCATCCCCCTGCCCCGCCGGCACAACTTTCTTGGTCGCTTTGTTGTAGTCTTTGACATGAATATGCACCACGTAAGGCTTCAACATCTTCCAGTTGACCAAGGTGTCATCCCCCACTTGGAGGAAGTTGGCGAAGTCAAAGGCGCACCGCAACTTCGGCGAGTTCACCGTCTTCAAAAGATCCAGGCAGGCCGGGCCTTTTTCGCCGTAGATTTCCTTCTCGTTCTCATGCACAAGGGTCACAGGGTGATCCTTGCAATAGTCGGCCTTAGCCTGCATGCGGCGCATAATCTCATCGCGATGCGGCGCGAAGTCTTTATCTTTTCCAGGCGGGAAATAGCTGAACACGCGGATGAGCGGGGCGGAGAAAAACTCGGCGACTTCCACCGCTCGCTTGAATTTGTCGAAATAGGCCGGCCACGGATCGGTGATCTTGGCCTTGCCGATGGGGCTGCCAATGCTGGCGACGCCCATGCCGTTATCCTTGAGTTTGGCCAGGACTTCATTGCGCATGGCGGTATCAAAATCCATGACGTTTTTACCAGCGACGGCCCGCAACTCGAAATAGCGGATGCCGAGTTCCTTGCAGACCTTGATCTGCTCCTCGAGCTTGGGCGAGATTTCGTCGGCGAAACCGGCCAGCTTAAGCGGGGCAACTGCGCCGAACGCGGACCACTCCAAGGTGGACACCGCCAAGGGGGCCAGCAAACTGGTTTGGACAAATTGACGACGTGAAATATGGGGATTCATAATTTTAGTATTGGTTTCTTTATGGAAAAGCCGCCCGGATGAATGTTTTCCACCGGGCGGCCTGTTGAATTCACATTATGGTTATCCGTATTGCCAGATGATTTCGTTTACACGTTTTCCGGCACAATGTACGGCGCGCGATACTGGCGCTTGAGCAACGCATTGGCGGCCTCGTTGTCAAACCGTTCAGTCTGCACATCGAACTTCAACGGCTGGCCGAGGGTTAGTTTATCGTTGTCAATGTTGACGTCGTTTTTGGCCAAGTGTTCCTTCATGCGTTCATAGGTCTCCTGCATGCCCTTGTATGCCTTCACGCCGTCCAGAATTTCGCCTTGGCTCTTCTTGGCGCCCACGCGATAGGAGACGTTACCGGTGTGGCAGAGAGAGCTGGAGACGTGGCCTTCGAGAATCGAGGCGTTAAGATCGGATTCCTTGCGGCTCCGGACGGCTTTGAGGAAGTTACCAAAGTGGTTTTCCGCGCCTTTCCATTCCTTGATGACCTTGCCGTCCTTGTCGTGTGCGGAGGCGGAGGTGTAGTTCGGCACGGAGACGTAACCGTTCTCGCATTCGACAACAACGCCCACGCTCGCGCCCTTGTATTTGTCCATGGCGGTCGCATCTTTTGCGGAAGGCAGGCCGCGCACTTCAAAAATGAGCGGGGCTTTTTCATACCCCTGATAGACGATCTGGGTGTTCGGGGTTTCGGCGTCATCGCGGTAACCCACGCGACCACCGGCGCTGAGGACGAAGGGAGCCAGCCCGGCTTCACCGAGGAACCATCGGGAAATGTCCATTTGATGAATGCCCTGATTGCCAAGGTCGCCCGCCCCATAGGCCCAGAACCAATGCCATTCGTAATGCACCGGGCCATTGGCTTTGCTGTTGCGGCGGGGCGGATCCATCGGGGCGGGACCACACCACAGATCGTAATTGATGCTATCCGGCACAGTCTGCGCCCCTTCCGTCAACCCAATGCTCTTGCGCGGTTTGTAGCAAAGGCCGCGGGCAATGATGATCTTGCCCAGATTGCCTTCCTTGACGTAATTGACGGCAGCCTGAATGCCTTCCAAGCTGGAGCGGCTTTGCGTGCCGGACGCCACAATCTGCTTGTGATTCGCCGCGCATTTGACCAATTGACGTCCTTCCCAAATGTTGTGGGAAATCGGTTTTTCGCAATACACATCTTTACCCGCTTGAATGGCCCAAATCGCGGCCAGCGAGTGCCAATGATTCGGGGTGGCGATGGATACGGCATCAATATTTTTATTTTCCAGCATCTTGCGCATGTCCAGATAGGTCTCGGCATCGAGAGATTTCAGCGTCTGCCCTTTGCCGCGCTTGCCGGTGACCGGGTCAATGCCGCCTTCGACGACCGTTTCCTTGCCCCGGTTCTTGTTCACCTTGTCCAGCAGGGATTGATCGCAATCGCACAGGGCGACCAGGCGGCAACCCTTCAAGGTAGTCCATTCCTTGATGTGCTCGGCCCCACGGCTGCGGAAGCCGATGACGGCCATGCGGATATCGCTGTTAGCCCCGGCAACTTGCGCCCAGGAACGGGCACTCAGGCTCGCTCCGGCCGCGAAAATGGCGGTGCTTTTGAGGAAGTTACGACGAGAGAGATTTGTCATATTAGTGGTATTCTTGATGTTTTTCAATGTTCCTTAAACATGGCCGCGCGTGATCCGACACCGACCGGCAACTGAATCAGGCAACGCCCTGTTCAGCCATAACCAGCGCGATGCCAGCTTCGACACGACATGTTCATTCAG includes:
- a CDS encoding sugar phosphate isomerase/epimerase family protein, which translates into the protein MNPHISRRQFVQTSLLAPLAVSTLEWSAFGAVAPLKLAGFADEISPKLEEQIKVCKELGIRYFELRAVAGKNVMDFDTAMRNEVLAKLKDNGMGVASIGSPIGKAKITDPWPAYFDKFKRAVEVAEFFSAPLIRVFSYFPPGKDKDFAPHRDEIMRRMQAKADYCKDHPVTLVHENEKEIYGEKGPACLDLLKTVNSPKLRCAFDFANFLQVGDDTLVNWKMLKPYVVHIHVKDYNKATKKVVPAGQGDGNIQEILTEAVQSGYNGFLTLEPHLKVAGSSSGETGPELFKVATEALRDICRKAKIELQ
- a CDS encoding Gfo/Idh/MocA family oxidoreductase; translation: MTNLSRRNFLKSTAIFAAGASLSARSWAQVAGANSDIRMAVIGFRSRGAEHIKEWTTLKGCRLVALCDCDQSLLDKVNKNRGKETVVEGGIDPVTGKRGKGQTLKSLDAETYLDMRKMLENKNIDAVSIATPNHWHSLAAIWAIQAGKDVYCEKPISHNIWEGRQLVKCAANHKQIVASGTQSRSSLEGIQAAVNYVKEGNLGKIIIARGLCYKPRKSIGLTEGAQTVPDSINYDLWCGPAPMDPPRRNSKANGPVHYEWHWFWAYGAGDLGNQGIHQMDISRWFLGEAGLAPFVLSAGGRVGYRDDAETPNTQIVYQGYEKAPLIFEVRGLPSAKDATAMDKYKGASVGVVVECENGYVSVPNYTSASAHDKDGKVIKEWKGAENHFGNFLKAVRSRKESDLNASILEGHVSSSLCHTGNVSYRVGAKKSQGEILDGVKAYKGMQETYERMKEHLAKNDVNIDNDKLTLGQPLKFDVQTERFDNEAANALLKRQYRAPYIVPENV